The Pseudarthrobacter sulfonivorans genome includes a window with the following:
- the purS gene encoding phosphoribosylformylglycinamidine synthase subunit PurS → MPRIVVDVMPKPEILDPQGKAIVGALPRLGFTSFSSVRQGKRFELTVEGEVTDAILAQAREAAETLLSNPVIEDVVNVEVVEA, encoded by the coding sequence ATGCCCCGGATCGTTGTTGACGTCATGCCCAAGCCCGAGATTCTGGACCCGCAGGGGAAGGCCATCGTGGGTGCACTCCCCCGTCTGGGCTTCACCAGCTTTAGCTCTGTCCGCCAGGGCAAGCGCTTCGAACTGACGGTTGAGGGCGAGGTGACCGACGCAATCCTGGCCCAGGCCCGCGAAGCCGCCGAGACCCTGCTGTCCAACCCCGTGATCGAAGACGTCGTCAACGTCGAGGTCGTCGAGGCCTGA
- the purQ gene encoding phosphoribosylformylglycinamidine synthase subunit PurQ, whose product MTELPLIGEAIAVAAEPRLAGARIGVVTFPGTLDDRDAARAVRLAGGTAVPLWHADTTLGDVDAVVIPGGFSYGDYLRAGAIARFAPLMSKIIDAANSDAKLPVLGICNGFQILTESHLLPGSMIKNDHLKFMCRDQVLRVENSNTAWTLDYEAGQEITVPLKNQDGQYIADEKVLDALEAEGRVVFRYVGFNPNGSRRDIAGISNAAGNVVGLMPHPEHAVEVGFGPESLDGIGGSDTDGLGFFTSVLNKIVGGNK is encoded by the coding sequence ATGACTGAACTTCCCTTGATCGGCGAGGCAATTGCCGTCGCCGCCGAGCCCCGGCTCGCCGGTGCCCGGATCGGCGTTGTTACTTTCCCAGGCACCCTTGACGACCGCGACGCCGCCCGTGCAGTCCGGCTCGCCGGCGGCACCGCAGTGCCGCTCTGGCACGCGGACACCACCCTGGGTGACGTGGACGCCGTCGTAATCCCCGGCGGTTTCTCGTACGGCGACTACCTCCGCGCCGGCGCAATTGCCCGCTTCGCGCCGCTGATGTCCAAAATCATCGACGCCGCCAACTCCGATGCCAAGCTGCCCGTGCTGGGCATCTGCAACGGCTTCCAGATCCTGACCGAATCGCACCTGCTGCCCGGCTCCATGATCAAGAACGACCACCTGAAGTTCATGTGCCGCGACCAGGTCCTGCGGGTGGAAAACAGCAACACCGCCTGGACGCTGGACTACGAGGCCGGCCAGGAAATCACGGTTCCGCTGAAGAACCAGGACGGCCAGTACATCGCCGACGAAAAGGTCCTGGACGCGCTCGAGGCTGAAGGCCGCGTGGTGTTCCGCTACGTGGGCTTCAACCCCAACGGCTCCCGCCGCGACATCGCCGGCATCTCCAACGCCGCTGGCAACGTGGTGGGACTCATGCCGCACCCGGAGCACGCGGTGGAGGTCGGCTTCGGCCCCGAATCCCTGGACGGGATCGGCGGCTCCGACACCGACGGCCTGGGTTTCTTCACCTCCGTACTGAACAAGATTGTGGGAGGCAACAAATGA
- a CDS encoding 3-methyladenine DNA glycosylase: MPAVEQFSLLTADAWRAREEAHAQRVRRYSDPYLARRSAGRKHPVEDFLFTYYTQKPGQLLRWHPGTGVVLTAEAASARMGWKHYKTLDDGELASLGLPPGTPAVTFDRARFLADRHEAVAFADIILRGTAARPAQFGCFGLHEWAMVYRQDKFDLRHEYLQLRLGSAGTDKVVEDNRIRCSHFDAFRFYTPDAIALNELAPSRENQRHMEQPGCLHANMDLYKWAYKLLPALPSELVMDCFELSWRIRAMDMQASPYDLAEWGYPPIRIETAEGKAAYVEHQRAFAGEAAALRGRLAQALAPLRTAGTV; the protein is encoded by the coding sequence GTGCCAGCGGTGGAGCAGTTTAGCCTGCTGACGGCCGATGCCTGGCGTGCCCGCGAAGAAGCGCACGCCCAACGCGTCCGCCGTTACTCGGATCCCTACCTTGCCCGCCGCTCGGCAGGTCGGAAGCACCCGGTGGAGGACTTTCTTTTCACTTACTACACCCAGAAGCCTGGCCAGCTGCTGCGCTGGCATCCGGGAACCGGCGTCGTACTGACCGCTGAAGCGGCGTCCGCCCGCATGGGCTGGAAGCACTACAAAACGCTCGACGACGGCGAACTCGCCTCCCTTGGGCTGCCGCCAGGAACCCCTGCCGTGACCTTTGACCGCGCCCGGTTCCTGGCCGACCGGCACGAGGCTGTGGCCTTCGCGGACATCATTCTTCGCGGCACCGCTGCCCGGCCCGCGCAGTTCGGCTGCTTCGGGCTGCACGAATGGGCCATGGTCTACCGCCAGGACAAATTCGACCTGCGCCATGAATACCTGCAGCTGAGGCTGGGTTCGGCCGGCACGGACAAAGTGGTGGAGGACAACCGGATCCGGTGCTCACACTTCGACGCCTTCCGCTTTTACACGCCCGACGCGATTGCACTGAACGAACTGGCGCCCAGCCGCGAAAACCAGCGGCACATGGAACAGCCGGGCTGCCTGCACGCCAACATGGACCTCTACAAGTGGGCGTACAAACTGCTGCCCGCGCTGCCCAGCGAACTGGTCATGGATTGCTTCGAACTGTCCTGGCGGATCCGGGCCATGGACATGCAGGCCTCCCCCTACGACCTCGCGGAGTGGGGTTACCCGCCCATTCGAATCGAAACCGCGGAAGGCAAAGCGGCCTACGTTGAGCATCAGCGCGCCTTCGCCGGTGAGGCTGCTGCGCTCCGAGGGCGCCTGGCGCAGGCCTTGGCACCGCTTAGAACTGCGGGGACGGTATGA
- a CDS encoding S8 family peptidase, with the protein MRGGGLRKAAALAVGLPLLLSSIAMSPATAAPAEANTAVAAKKINPGDYPAGRYIVVLAEKPAATYDGGSPGLAATKPQNGRKLDADRPEVQQYQAHLEGRQNAVAGSESVRIKRQYTAAINGFSADLTADQAVKLAKDPAVLVVAPDTENAPDYSSTDFLGLSGENGLWKTAFGGQENAGKGVVVGVIDSGYTPSNPFFAGDDVQPLAGQAQVGAPYRTADGNIAMLKSDGDTFVGECQKGQGTGASFDGSACNSKVLSARYFADDYLAYVAPENRAPEELISPVDVGSHGTHTASTAAGNANVRANLGATDMGITGGVAPAAKISVYKVCWEDDNPATGGCYSSASVAAINQAILDGVDVLNYSISGSTSTTTDPVSLAFLSAASAGIFVAASAGNSGPTASTVNHGAPWLTTVAASSFSTELQGTVEFEDGSKYRGASLMSAPVPASNVVLAASAAAAGAANPELCAPNALDPAKVTGKIVVCDRGVVDRVAKSAEVQRAGGIGMILVNVTTSSEDLDRHAVPTVHVNPPATQQIKDKIIANPGIKVSLVNTDTTGLPAAPQPQIAGFSSRGPLLATGSDLLKPDVAAPGVAVLAGVSPIGSGGDQFGMMSGTSMAAPHVAGFGALILAKNPTWSPATVKSAMMTTAADIKNADGSRNGDVFATGAGQVDIARVLDPGLVYDNSEDDYLKFIQGTGLDLGIPDLGTTAPRDMNVASFALGALTGKTEVTRTVTALTPGVYRAKASVPGVKVTVTPSILSFNAAGEKRTFKVKFENTSAALGQFAMGNLIWQGAGKNVASPVAIRPQSVVAPANLAFTSEGGQGQGDIPVVSGTNAPVNITLDGLSKADSSAIELVPGPLALDTDASNFAKEVTVPAGSPLAKFSVFSSDEAADFDLVVFNPAGQALLAQTASASESISVPNPAPGVYTIFVNLYASPNGQPTKASVDAAVLGANVGNATVTPNPLRLGNGQSGILKLQWKDLAEGSYIGRVTFAGSSAPTFVSVVVTPGSALVVPADETAGDPANDKKDKVKKEKKKQEVPEFSGNRNMDL; encoded by the coding sequence ATTCGGGGCGGAGGACTCCGGAAGGCGGCGGCATTGGCTGTGGGCTTGCCGTTGCTCCTGTCTTCGATAGCGATGAGCCCCGCTACCGCGGCGCCCGCTGAAGCCAACACGGCAGTGGCAGCAAAGAAGATCAACCCCGGCGACTACCCCGCCGGCCGTTACATTGTGGTGCTTGCAGAGAAGCCGGCGGCCACCTACGACGGCGGGTCTCCCGGACTCGCGGCGACGAAGCCCCAGAACGGCCGAAAGCTTGACGCCGACCGGCCCGAAGTCCAGCAGTACCAGGCGCACCTTGAGGGCAGGCAGAACGCTGTGGCCGGGTCCGAAAGCGTCCGGATCAAGCGCCAGTACACCGCTGCGATCAACGGGTTCTCGGCCGATCTGACCGCCGACCAGGCCGTTAAGCTCGCCAAGGACCCGGCCGTCCTGGTGGTGGCACCGGACACGGAGAACGCGCCGGATTACTCCAGCACGGATTTCCTTGGGCTTAGCGGAGAAAACGGCCTCTGGAAGACTGCCTTCGGCGGGCAGGAAAATGCCGGCAAAGGCGTCGTAGTGGGCGTTATCGACTCCGGCTACACGCCCTCCAACCCGTTCTTCGCCGGGGACGACGTGCAACCCCTCGCCGGCCAGGCCCAGGTGGGCGCCCCGTACCGCACCGCGGACGGCAACATCGCCATGCTCAAGTCCGACGGCGATACGTTCGTCGGTGAGTGCCAGAAGGGCCAGGGGACCGGGGCTTCGTTTGACGGCAGCGCCTGCAACTCCAAAGTCCTGAGTGCCCGCTACTTCGCTGACGACTACTTGGCGTACGTGGCGCCGGAGAACCGTGCGCCCGAAGAGCTGATTTCGCCTGTGGATGTGGGAAGCCACGGGACGCACACTGCCAGCACAGCCGCAGGCAACGCGAACGTCCGGGCCAACCTTGGTGCAACCGATATGGGCATCACCGGCGGTGTGGCACCGGCGGCAAAGATCTCCGTCTACAAGGTCTGCTGGGAGGACGACAACCCGGCCACGGGCGGCTGCTACAGCTCCGCGTCCGTGGCCGCGATCAATCAAGCCATCCTGGACGGTGTGGATGTGCTGAACTACTCCATCTCCGGCAGCACCTCAACCACCACGGACCCGGTTTCCCTGGCTTTCCTTTCCGCGGCGTCCGCCGGAATCTTTGTTGCCGCATCCGCCGGAAACTCGGGACCCACGGCAAGCACCGTGAACCACGGCGCTCCGTGGCTGACCACAGTGGCCGCAAGCTCCTTCTCCACGGAGTTGCAGGGAACCGTCGAATTTGAGGACGGCAGCAAGTACCGCGGCGCCAGTCTTATGTCCGCTCCCGTTCCTGCGAGCAACGTTGTGCTGGCGGCAAGTGCCGCAGCCGCCGGCGCAGCAAACCCGGAACTGTGCGCACCCAATGCGCTGGATCCCGCCAAGGTGACAGGGAAGATTGTTGTCTGCGACCGCGGGGTGGTGGACCGGGTAGCCAAGAGCGCCGAGGTGCAGCGCGCCGGCGGCATCGGCATGATTCTGGTCAACGTAACCACCTCCTCCGAGGACCTTGACCGCCACGCAGTCCCCACAGTGCACGTGAACCCGCCGGCCACGCAGCAGATCAAGGACAAGATCATCGCCAACCCCGGCATCAAGGTCTCCCTGGTGAACACGGACACCACCGGCCTTCCGGCCGCGCCGCAGCCGCAGATCGCCGGCTTCTCTTCCCGGGGCCCGCTGCTCGCTACCGGCTCGGATCTGCTCAAGCCTGACGTGGCGGCCCCGGGTGTGGCAGTGCTGGCAGGTGTGTCGCCCATCGGTTCCGGCGGCGACCAGTTCGGCATGATGTCCGGGACGTCGATGGCCGCGCCGCACGTGGCCGGATTTGGCGCCTTGATTCTGGCCAAGAACCCCACATGGTCTCCGGCCACCGTCAAGTCAGCCATGATGACCACGGCAGCTGATATCAAGAACGCAGACGGCAGCCGGAACGGTGACGTGTTCGCCACCGGCGCTGGCCAGGTGGACATTGCGCGGGTCCTGGATCCCGGCCTGGTCTACGACAATTCCGAGGACGACTACCTGAAGTTCATTCAGGGAACGGGCCTGGACCTGGGAATCCCGGATCTCGGAACAACCGCACCGCGGGATATGAATGTTGCCTCGTTCGCGCTGGGGGCACTCACCGGCAAGACAGAGGTCACGCGGACTGTCACCGCGCTGACCCCGGGCGTTTACCGGGCCAAGGCCAGCGTTCCTGGCGTCAAGGTGACGGTCACGCCGTCGATCCTTAGCTTCAATGCTGCCGGCGAGAAGCGCACCTTCAAGGTCAAGTTCGAGAACACCAGCGCTGCCCTGGGGCAGTTTGCCATGGGCAACCTCATCTGGCAGGGTGCCGGCAAGAATGTGGCATCGCCGGTGGCCATCCGTCCGCAGTCGGTGGTGGCACCGGCAAACCTGGCGTTTACCTCGGAAGGAGGCCAGGGGCAGGGCGACATTCCGGTGGTTTCGGGCACCAACGCGCCCGTGAACATCACCTTGGACGGCCTGTCCAAGGCTGACTCCTCGGCCATCGAACTGGTGCCAGGGCCGCTGGCCCTGGATACGGACGCGTCCAACTTCGCCAAGGAGGTCACCGTTCCGGCAGGATCGCCGCTGGCAAAGTTCTCCGTCTTTTCCTCGGACGAGGCCGCCGACTTCGACCTGGTGGTCTTCAACCCGGCGGGACAGGCCCTGCTGGCCCAGACGGCCTCTGCCAGTGAATCAATTTCGGTTCCGAACCCGGCTCCGGGCGTGTACACGATTTTTGTGAACCTCTACGCAAGCCCCAATGGGCAGCCCACGAAGGCGTCCGTGGACGCTGCGGTGCTGGGAGCGAACGTGGGAAATGCCACGGTGACCCCCAATCCGCTGCGGCTCGGGAACGGCCAGTCGGGGATTCTGAAGCTCCAGTGGAAGGATCTCGCTGAAGGCTCGTATATCGGCCGGGTGACGTTCGCCGGTTCGAGCGCGCCCACCTTCGTCTCTGTGGTTGTCACACCAGGCAGTGCTTTGGTGGTCCCTGCTGATGAAACTGCCGGTGACCCTGCCAACGACAAGAAGGACAAGGTCAAAAAGGAAAAGAAGAAGCAGGAGGTTCCGGAGTTCTCCGGAAACCGCAACATGGATCTCTAG
- a CDS encoding exo-alpha-sialidase, with amino-acid sequence MRISTKRNRHRSIGRTAGAGLVALALLAGSGIAAQAAPIPPNNLTAPPGSFAEANNGADRTAANFFYRIPALTYLGNNVVLASWDGRPGSAADAPNPNSIVQRRSTDGGQTWGPVQVIAAGHVGDATGPKYGYSDPSYIYDAEAGKVFALFVYSKDQGFFGSQFGNDDADRSVISSAVIESSDGGVTWTQPRLITNVTKPGTSKTSPVAGDIRSNFASSGEGIQLKYGQYKGRLVQQYAGDVRQADGTNKIQAYSVYSDDHGVTWHKGANVGDRMDENKTVELSDGRVMLNSRDNANQGYRKVAISTDGGATYGPVTQDTELPDPANNGSIARMFPAAAQGSADAKKLIFTNSNSKTGRENVSARISCDDGATWPGVRTVRSGFSAYSTVSRLGDGKFGVLYEGNYTDNIQFAKFDDAWLNYACAPLSVPALTTTAGATKQVAVTVTNQEATTLSGANATVYTPTGWTATTVPVPDVAPGASATVNVDLTAPANASGPQNLNAAFTTADGRVSQFTFTATVPAAPQVGLTITGTAPARDVIASPYQAGDVLGYTFNVKSTANVTANSEPTSGNFETGFLPPAPGAPSVPNCRFNSLAAGANYNCTTAKHTLTAEDIARGYFVPEASFTVTASATPSLTKTVPFTGAAVALRDGLVSASITGARGDEGRDLATQPYATGDAFPYTFSVSNTSPLVEKVVPTAGNFSPFVPEGPGNCRYGVLPAGQGYTCATPRHTVTGAEAEQGYFVPKTTWEVSSAGQSSKVYTVDGGELDLKVRDAKLEGTVSAEWSDADGDRFASEGDTVSYAYTVGNAGNVALTGLSAPDASISQDALAVGGTVTATREHVLTAADIAAGRLDAVSFAATATNGAKEVTATVTGGALVLALLPSQPETVPVLAVQDLEEQTAPFDLGTQDKYRNGQKVTLKGLDYGQWYYVYLNKKSYRIGWIFPTTDNTVEFILPSGVQSGRDDVVVLDKDGKQVSFDRLQVTPKG; translated from the coding sequence TTGCGAATTTCTACTAAGCGGAACAGGCACCGAAGTATTGGCCGGACCGCAGGAGCCGGGCTGGTAGCGCTGGCGCTGCTCGCCGGATCCGGGATCGCCGCGCAGGCGGCACCGATCCCCCCGAACAACCTCACCGCTCCTCCCGGCTCATTCGCGGAGGCCAATAACGGCGCCGACCGGACTGCGGCGAACTTCTTCTACCGGATCCCGGCCCTGACCTACCTGGGCAACAACGTGGTGCTCGCCTCGTGGGACGGCCGCCCCGGCAGCGCTGCAGACGCTCCGAACCCCAACTCGATCGTGCAGCGCCGCAGCACCGACGGCGGCCAGACCTGGGGCCCCGTGCAGGTCATCGCCGCCGGCCACGTGGGCGACGCCACGGGCCCCAAATACGGCTACAGTGATCCGTCCTACATCTACGACGCCGAGGCCGGGAAGGTCTTCGCGCTGTTCGTGTACTCCAAGGACCAGGGCTTCTTCGGCAGCCAGTTCGGCAACGACGACGCCGACCGCAGCGTGATCTCCTCCGCCGTGATCGAATCCTCCGACGGCGGCGTCACGTGGACGCAGCCAAGGCTCATCACCAACGTCACCAAGCCGGGCACCAGCAAGACCAGTCCGGTGGCCGGCGATATCCGCTCCAACTTCGCGTCCTCCGGCGAAGGCATCCAGCTCAAGTACGGCCAATACAAGGGCCGCCTGGTCCAGCAGTACGCCGGCGATGTGCGCCAGGCCGACGGCACCAACAAGATCCAGGCCTACAGCGTCTACTCGGACGATCACGGCGTGACCTGGCACAAGGGCGCCAACGTGGGCGACCGCATGGACGAGAACAAAACCGTGGAACTTTCCGACGGCCGCGTAATGCTGAACTCGCGCGACAACGCCAACCAGGGCTACCGCAAGGTGGCCATCTCCACTGACGGCGGCGCCACCTATGGTCCGGTCACCCAGGACACCGAACTGCCGGACCCGGCAAACAACGGTTCCATCGCCCGGATGTTCCCGGCCGCGGCCCAGGGCTCAGCGGACGCCAAGAAGCTCATCTTCACCAACTCCAATTCCAAGACCGGCCGCGAGAATGTCTCTGCCCGTATCTCCTGCGACGACGGCGCCACCTGGCCTGGTGTGCGCACCGTCCGCTCCGGTTTCTCCGCCTACTCCACCGTGTCCCGGCTCGGGGACGGCAAGTTCGGTGTCCTGTATGAAGGCAACTACACGGACAACATCCAGTTCGCGAAGTTCGACGACGCCTGGCTGAACTACGCCTGCGCCCCGCTGTCCGTACCGGCACTCACCACCACCGCCGGCGCCACCAAGCAGGTAGCGGTCACCGTGACCAACCAGGAGGCCACCACACTTTCCGGCGCCAACGCCACGGTCTACACTCCCACCGGCTGGACCGCCACCACGGTGCCCGTGCCCGACGTCGCGCCCGGCGCCTCGGCCACCGTCAATGTTGACCTGACCGCACCAGCGAACGCCAGCGGTCCGCAGAACCTGAACGCTGCCTTTACGACGGCGGATGGCCGGGTTTCGCAGTTCACCTTCACCGCCACCGTCCCGGCAGCTCCGCAAGTGGGCCTCACCATCACCGGAACGGCTCCGGCCCGCGACGTCATCGCCAGCCCCTACCAGGCGGGTGACGTCCTGGGCTACACGTTCAACGTCAAGAGCACCGCCAACGTCACGGCGAATTCAGAGCCCACATCCGGCAACTTTGAGACAGGCTTCCTGCCGCCGGCCCCCGGCGCACCCAGTGTTCCGAACTGCCGGTTCAACAGCCTGGCCGCGGGTGCAAACTACAACTGCACCACGGCCAAGCACACGCTGACGGCCGAGGACATCGCCCGCGGCTACTTCGTCCCCGAGGCGAGTTTCACGGTCACGGCCAGCGCGACGCCGTCGCTCACCAAGACGGTTCCGTTCACCGGCGCCGCGGTGGCACTGCGTGACGGTCTGGTTTCCGCCAGCATCACCGGTGCCCGGGGCGACGAGGGGCGCGATCTTGCCACTCAGCCGTACGCTACCGGCGATGCCTTCCCGTACACGTTCAGTGTGAGCAACACGAGCCCGCTCGTGGAAAAAGTGGTCCCCACCGCCGGTAACTTCAGCCCGTTCGTTCCCGAAGGCCCGGGCAACTGCCGCTACGGCGTGCTGCCGGCCGGCCAGGGCTACACCTGCGCCACGCCGCGCCACACCGTGACCGGTGCCGAGGCGGAGCAGGGCTACTTCGTTCCGAAGACCACGTGGGAAGTCAGTTCCGCAGGCCAGAGCAGCAAGGTCTACACGGTCGACGGTGGCGAACTGGACCTGAAGGTCCGCGACGCCAAACTGGAAGGCACCGTTTCGGCTGAGTGGAGCGACGCCGACGGTGACCGTTTCGCCAGCGAAGGCGATACCGTCTCATACGCCTACACCGTAGGCAACGCCGGCAACGTCGCCCTGACCGGGCTCAGTGCCCCGGACGCCTCCATCAGCCAGGACGCCCTGGCCGTTGGCGGGACCGTGACGGCAACGCGCGAGCACGTCCTGACCGCAGCCGACATCGCGGCAGGCCGGCTCGACGCGGTCTCGTTCGCGGCAACTGCCACCAACGGCGCCAAGGAAGTCACCGCCACGGTGACCGGCGGCGCGCTGGTGCTGGCTCTCCTGCCGTCGCAGCCCGAGACGGTCCCCGTCCTCGCCGTCCAGGACCTTGAGGAACAGACGGCTCCGTTCGACCTCGGCACGCAGGACAAGTACCGCAACGGCCAGAAGGTGACCCTGAAGGGTCTCGACTACGGCCAGTGGTACTACGTGTACCTGAACAAGAAGAGCTACCGGATCGGCTGGATTTTCCCCACCACCGACAACACCGTGGAGTTCATCCTGCCCTCAGGTGTGCAGAGCGGCCGCGACGACGTGGTGGTGCTGGACAAGGACGGCAAGCAGGTCTCCTTCGACCGGCTGCAGGTGACGCCCAAGGGCTGA
- a CDS encoding SSI family serine proteinase inhibitor: protein MRLRTVRPLLAVLAIAGLAACTGTPDGNGTSSASPTASPTTSSSASPGTSGSPAPDTETTVPAPSPSAPPAPTAGPGAGNAELAIMVKPSPTETAVNYTLVCRDGLPTAESKHPRPEAACAALKNNAALLSPAPRSKDVACTEQYGGPQTATVTGIVDDTPVDAAFARTNGCEIGAWDAAQDVLGASGGAV from the coding sequence ATGCGTTTGCGAACAGTACGGCCATTGCTGGCGGTCCTCGCCATTGCCGGGCTCGCTGCCTGTACGGGCACGCCTGACGGGAACGGGACTTCATCCGCCAGCCCCACAGCCAGCCCCACAACCAGCTCCTCCGCCAGCCCGGGCACCTCCGGGTCCCCCGCTCCGGACACCGAGACCACCGTCCCTGCGCCGTCCCCTTCCGCACCCCCGGCCCCGACGGCGGGCCCCGGCGCCGGCAACGCCGAACTTGCCATTATGGTCAAGCCCTCTCCCACCGAAACCGCGGTGAACTACACGCTGGTCTGCCGCGACGGCCTCCCCACCGCTGAGAGCAAACACCCCAGGCCGGAGGCTGCCTGCGCTGCCCTCAAGAACAACGCGGCCCTCCTCAGCCCGGCTCCCAGAAGCAAAGACGTGGCCTGCACCGAACAATACGGCGGCCCGCAGACCGCCACGGTCACCGGGATTGTGGACGACACTCCGGTGGATGCCGCGTTCGCGCGCACCAACGGCTGCGAAATCGGCGCCTGGGACGCAGCCCAGGACGTCCTGGGTGCCAGCGGTGGAGCAGTTTAG